The Stutzerimonas stutzeri DNA window CGCGCACTGCGCAACGAATAAAACGAGACCATCGGTCTCGTTTTTTATTGACGTCTACCCATTCGCTTTCTACTCTCCAGGCTCGATAGTGAGACATAAAGTCTCAGAATAAGAAGCCGCCATGCCTCAGGCGGCCCACCTCGGAGAATGCTCATGAGCCACCGCATCGTCCTGCCGCGCCTGATGGAAGTCGGCGCTGGCGCCAGCGGGCAACTCGCCCGCGTGTTGCAGGAACTGGGCTGCAGTCGCCCGCTGATCGTCACCGACCGCATGATGGTCGAGCTCGGCTATGTCGCGCGCATCGCCGGTCAGCTGGAAGAGGCCGGCATCGCCAGCCAGTGCTTTGCCGATACCCTGCCCGAACCGACCGCTGCCTCCATTCGCGCCGGCGTCGAAATGGTTCGCCAGGGCGATTTCGATTCCATCGTCGCCCTCGGCGGCGGCAGCCCGATCGATTCGGCCAAGGCCATAGGCATCCTCGGCAAGTTCGGCGGCGAGATGCGCGACTACCGCTTCCCGCGCGATGTCAGCGAAGCCGGCCTGCCGCTGATCGCCATCCCCACCACCGCCGGCACCGGCTCGGAGGCGACGCGTTTCACCATCATCACCGACGAGACCAGCGACGAGAAAATGCTCTGCGCGGGCCTCGGCTTCATGCCCATCGCCGCGCTGATCGACTACGAGCTGACCCTCTCGCTGCCGCCGCGGGTCACCGCCGACACCGGCATCGACGCGCTGACCCACGCCATCGAGGCCTATGTCAGCCGCAAGGCCAGCCTCTACAGCGACTCTCAGGCGCTGGAAGCCATGCGCCTCTTGGCGCCGAACCTGCGCACAGCCTTCCACCAGCCGGACGACCGCGCCGCGCGTGAAGCGATGATGCTCGGGGCGACCCTGGCCGGAATCGCCTTCTCCAACGCCTCGGTGGCGCTGGTGCACGGCATGAGCCGGCCGATCGGTGCCTTCTTCCACGTGCCGCACGGGCTGTCCAACGCCATGCTGCTGCCGGCGATCACCGCTTTCTCGATTCCCGCGGCGCCCGAGCGCTACGCCGACTGCGCGCGGGCCATGGGCGTCGCTGCACAGACCGACAGCGTCGAGATGGCGAACGACAAGCTGCTCGCCGAGCTGCGGGCGATCAATCAGGAGCTGAAAGTGCCGAGCCCGGAACAATTCGGCATCGCCCGCGAACGCTTTTTCGAGCTGCGCGCGACCATGGCGCGTCAGGCGCTGGCCTCCGGCTCGCCGGGCAACAACCCGCGCGTGCCCACGGAAGCGGAAATCATCGACCTCTACGAAACCGTCTGGAACCAGGAGTGAAGCCATGCAGACCCTCGGCAACCTGATCAACAACGAGGCCGTCGCCGGCCGCTCCGAGCGCCATGCCACCGTCTACAACCCGGCCACCGGCGAGCCGCGCCTGTATGTCTCACTGTCCTCGGCGGACGAGACCCGCCAGGCCATTGCCGCTGCCCAGGCCGCCTTCGATGGCTGGTCGAAGACGCCGCCGCTGGTGCGCGCGCGGGTCATGTTCCGCTTCAAGGAACTGCTCGAGCGCCGCCGCGACGACGTCGCCCGCTTGATCACCAGTGAGCATGGCAAGGTATTTTCCGACGCCCAGGGCGAGGTGACCCGCGGGCTGGAAGTGGTGGAGTTCGCCTGCGGCATCCCGCATCTGCTCAAGGGCGAGTTTTCTTCCAACGTCGGCCGCGACATCGATTCGAATTCGCTGATGCAGCCGCTCGGTGTCTGCGCCGGGATCACCCCGTTCAACTTCCCGGCCATGGTGCCGCTGTGGATGCTGCCGGTGGCCATCGCCTGCGGTAACACCTTCGTCTTGAAGCCCTCGGAAAAGGACCCCAGCGCGACGATGCTGATCGGCGAACTTCTGGCCGAGGCGGGGCTGCCGGCTGGTGTGCTGAACATCGTCAACGGCGACAAGGAGGCGGTGGACGTGCTGCTCACCGATGAGCGGGTGCAATCGGTCAGCTTCGTCGGCTCGACGCCCATCGCCGAATACATCTATGCCACCGCCTCGGCCCACGGCAAGCGCTGCCAGGCGCTGGGCGGGGCGAAGAACCACATGGTGGTGATGCCCGACGCCGATCCGCAGCAGGTGGTCAGCTCGCTGATGGGCGCGGCCTACGGCTCCGCCGGCGAGCGCTGCATGGCGATTTCCGTCGCGGTGTGTGTCGGCGACGAGGTGGCTGACAAGCTGGTCGAAATGCTCAAAGGCGAAATCAGTCAGATGCGCACCGGCCCGGGCCTGGGCGTCGAGCCCGAGCCGCACATGGGCCCGCTGGTGACCCGCGAGCACCAGCAGAAGGTCAGCGGCTACATCGATCTGGGCGTGGCGGAAGGTGCAACGCTGGTCTGCGACGGCCGCGGCATCAAGGTCGAGGGCCACGAGAACGGCTTCTATGTCGGCCCGACGCTGTTTGACCGGGTCACGCCAGACATGCGCATCTACCGCGAGGAGATCTTCGGCCCGGTGCTGGCCGTGGTGCGGGTTGCGTCGTTCGACGAGGCGCTGCAACTGATCAACGACCACGAGTTCGGCAACGGCACCTCGATCTTCACCCGTGACGGCGACACCGCGCGGCAGTTCGAGGAGAACGTCAAGGTTGGCATGGTTGGCGTCAACGTGCCGATTCCGGTGCCGATGGCCTTCCATTGCTTCGGCGGCTGGAAGCGCTCGGTGTTCGGCCCGCTGAACATGCACGGCCCGGATGGGGTGCGTTTCTTCACCCGGATGAAGACCGTGACCCGGCGCTGGCCCACCGGTATCCGTGCCGGCACCGAGTTCGCCATGCCGACCATGAAGTAGCCCGCGCGGTCCCGTTGCACTGGCGGTGCCGGTCGCTACACTCCTGGGCGCCCTGTGGGCGTCCATCTCTATCGAACGACAAGGCAGACGATGCGCAGCACTCCCCGCGAGAAAGGCTCTTCCATCACCCGCGTGCTGGAAATCATCGAGGCGGTGGCGGCGGCGAAGGAGCCGCTCAGCCCGACTGCACTGGCCGAGCGCCTGGACATCCCCAAGGCCAGCGCGCACCGGCTGGTGCAGACTCTGGAAAAGGAAGGCTTCCTGCAATTCGGCCTGCGCGGCGGGCTGCTGCCGGGCGAGCGCCTGCATGTCGCGGCGCTGAACATCCTGCGCAGCAGCCGGCACAAGGCGCTGCGCCAGGCGATCCTGCGCCAGCTCTCCGAAGCCATCGGCGAGACCTGCGGTCTGGCGATTCCGGACGGGCTGGACATGCTCTATTTCGATCGGGTGCAGACCAACTGGCCGCTGCAGATCAACCTGCCGATCGGCAGCCACACGCCGCTCTGGTGCACCGCCAGCGGCAAGCTCTATCTGGCCTCGCTGCCGCCGGAGCAGCTGGAGCGGGTGCTGCCGCGCCTGCCGCTGCAGCGCATGGCGCGCAACACCCTCACCGATCTCAGCGCGCTGCGCGACGACCTGGCCCGCGTACGCGAGGAACAGCTGGGAACCGACTGCGAGGAGTTCATCGACGGCATGGTCGCCTGTGCGGTGCCGGTACGTGCCTCCGACGGCGAGCTGCTGGCCTGCCTGTTCAGCCACGCGCCGGTGATCCGCTGTTCGATGGCGCAGCTGCTGGCATTCGTGCCACGAATGCGTGCCGCTGCACGCGAACTGGAGGCGGTGCTCGGCAGCGCGGCGGCGCTGGAGGCCGATCAGAGCACGTAGAACAGAATGGCGATGAAGTGCAGTAGGCTGCCGACCATCACGAAGATGTGCCAGATGCCGTGCCAGTGCCGGAAGCGGTCGTCGAAGACGAAAAAGACGATGCCCACCGTGTAGCAGATGCCGCCGGCCAGCAACCAGCTGAAACCGGCGCCCCCCAGGGCGGCGAACAGCGGCTTGACCGCCACCAGCACGATCCAGCCCATCACGGCGTAGATCACCAGTGACAGCACCCGTGCTTCGGAGCGCGGCTTGATCTCCTGCAGCATGCCGATCACCGCGAGGCCCCAGACGATGCCGAACAGCGTCCAGCCCCAGGTGCCGGCCAGGGTGACCAGACAGAACGGCGTGTAGCTGCCGGCGATCAAGAGGTAGATCGACAGGTGATCGAGCTTGCGCATGACCACCTTCGCCCGCCCGCGCAGGCTGTGATAGAGCGTCGAGATGCTATACAGCAGGATCAGGCTCAGACCGTAGATCGCAACGCTGACGATCTTTACCGTCGAGCCGTCGAGCGCGGCGAGGACCAGCAGCCAGATCGCGCCGAGACACGCCAGCGCAGCACCGACCAGGTGCGTCCAGGCATTGAAGCGTTCGCCGTGATACATCCCAACCCTCCCGAAAACCACGATGCCAGCAGCATGCCGCGTCAGCGTTACGGGATTCAAACCGGCCGCGAAAAAAAAAGATGGGCGCGGCGAGCCGTCAGCGCTTGAGCATCGCCCGCATCGCTGCCAGGGCGTCGTTGCCGCGCGCGGCCTTGACCTCCACCGGCGCTTCTTCCATGCCTTCCCAGACCAGATCCTCGGGCGGCAGCTCGTCGAGGAAGCGGCTCGGCGTACAGTCGATCACCTCGCCATACTGCTTGCGCTTGGCGGCGAAGGTCAGCGCCAGGTTGCGCTTGGCGCGGGTGATGCCGACGTAGGCCAGGCGCCGCTCTTCCTCGATGGTGTCGGCCTCGATGCTGGAACGGTGCGGAAGGATTTCCTCCTCGAAACCGATGATGTACACCGAAGGAAATTCCAGGCCCTTGGAGGCGTGCATCGTCATCATCTGTACGCCCTCGGCACCTTCTTCCTCTTCCTGCTGGCGCTCGAGCATGTCGCGCAGCACCAGCTTGCCGATGGCATCCTCGATGGTCATGTCGCCGTCTTCGTCTTTTTCCAGGGTGTTTTTCAGCGCATCGACGAGAAACCAGACGTTGCCCATGCGCGCGTCGGCCACCTTGTCGCTGGAGGCGTTCTGCCTGAGCCAGTTCTCGTAGTCGATGTCCATCACCATGCTGCGGATGGCGGCGATCGGGTCGTTCTGCGCGCACTGCTGGCGCACGTTGTCCATCCAGTGCTTGAAGCGCGCCAGGCGCTCGGCATAGCGGCTGTCCAGATGCGCGCCGAGGCCGATTTCGTCAGCGGCGGCGTACATGCTGATGCCGCGCTCGCTGGCGTAGTTGCCGAGCTTTTCCAGGGTGGTGGAGCCGATCTCCCGTCGCGGCACGTTGATCACCCGCAGAAAGGCGTTGTCGTCGTCCGGGTTGACCAGCAGGCGGAAGTAGCTCATCAGGTCCTTCACCTCCTGGCGGGCGAAGAAGCTGGTGCCGCCGGACAGGCGATAGGGAATCTGGTGGTGCTGCAGCTTCAGCTCCATCAGCTTGGCCTGGTAGTTGCCGCGGTAGAGGATGGCGAAGTCGCTGTAGGGACGCTGGGTGCGCAGGTGCTCGGTGAGGATTTCCAGTGCCACCCGCTCGCACTCGGCCTCTTCGTTGCGCGTGCGGATCACGCGGATCTCGTCGCCATGGCCCATTTCCGACCACAGTTGCTTCTCGAACACGTGGGGGTTGTTGGCGATGAGGATGTTGGCGCACTTGAGGATGCGGCTGGTGGAGCGGTAGTTCTGCTCCAGCATTACCACCTTCAGGGACGGGTAGTCCTCCTTCAGCAGCATCAGGTTTTCCGGACGCGCGCCGCGCCAGGCGTAGATCGACTGGTCGTCGTCGCCGACCACGGTGAACTGGTTGCGCATGCCCACCAGCATCTTCACCAGCAGGTACTGGCTGGCATTGGTGTCCTGGTATTCGTCCACCAGCAGGTAGCGGATGCGGTTCTGCCACTTCTCGAGGATGTCGGGGTGTTCTTGGAAGAGCTTGACCGGCAGCAGGATCAGGTCGTTGAAGTCCACCGCGTTGTACGCCTTGAGCGTGCGCTGGTAGTGCAGGTAGACGATGGCGGCGGTCTGCTCCTTGGGGCCGCGCGCCTTGGCCAGGGCCTCGTCGGGCAGAATCAGGTCGTTCTTCCAGCTGTCGATGAGGTTCTTGATCTCGTCCGCACCGTCGTCGCCGGAATACTCCTTCTGCATGATGTCGGTGAGCAGCGCCTTGATGTCGCCGTCATCGAAGATCGAGAAGCCGGGCTTGTAGCCCAGGCGCGCGTATTCCTTGCGGATGATGTTCATGCCCAGGTTGTGGAAAGTGGACACGGTAAGGCCGCGCGCCTCGCTGCCCTTGAGCAGGGTGCCGACGCGCTCCTTCATCTCCCGCGCCGCCTTGTTGGTGAAGGTCATGGCGACGATGTGACGGGCCTGGATGCCGCAGTTCTGCACCAGGTGGGCGATCTTGCGGGTGATCACGCTGGTCTTGCCGGAGCCGGCACCGGCGAGCACCAGCAGGGGGCCGCCGACGTAGTTCACGGCTTCCTGCTGCCGAGGATTGAGTCGGGACATGTTGTTCAGGTCGTTCGAAACGGGGGCGCGAGTTTAACAGGCCGAAAGGGTGATGCAGGCGCGTTACAGACGCAATAAAACGCCGGTCGTCGCGCGTGGGGCTTGGCTAATGGCAAGAATCGATTAGTCTTGTCGCGCTGCAGGATGCTGGGGTGGTTGCACAGGGACTGGTGGGATCGGAGACCCTTTGGTGTCTTCAACAGCTCAAGAGTCCGGAGGCCGCTTGCCAGCGCCTGCCCAACCCATGCCATTGTTGCTGTTGGCGCATCGCCCAGACTGGGCGGTGCGGCTGCGCGCCTGCCTGCAGGGTTCGGCCCACGCCGAACAGCTGGTCGTGGCGACGGACTGGCAAACCGTCAGCCAGCAGCTCGAATCTCCCTGTCTGGTCCTGGCGACGCCGCAATGCCGGCCCGCACCCGGGCGCTTTCCCTGGCCGCTGATCCTGCTGCTCGACGAGGAGCCGGAAGAAACCCCGGAAGGTGCGGTCGACTGGCTGGTGGCCGACCAGCTCAGCGCCGAGGTGCTGCGCCGTTGTCTGCGCTACGTGCGCGAGCGCTGCAACCTGCAGGGCACCCTGCAGAAGCTGGCGGTGCGCGACCCGCACACCGGCATCGCCAATCGTCAGGGCTTCCAGGCGCAGCTGCTCGACGCCCTGAGCGAGCACGACGGTCATGGCCTGGAGCTCGGCTACCTGGACCTGGACAATTTCCGCCACGTCAACGACGCCCTCGGCCACGATGCCGGAGATCGGCTGATCCTGCAGGTGGTTGCCCGGCTCAAGGCGCAGCTGGAAGTGGGCGATCTGCTGGCGCGGCTGGGCGGCGACGAGTTCGCCTTGCTGCTCGACACCCGTGACGATGCCGGACGCGCCGATGCGATCGCCGATCGCATCGTCGAAGCGTTGGCCGAGCCCTACTGGGTGGACGGCGAAAGCCTGATGCTCGGCTGCAGCCTCGGGCTGGCGCGAGCCAGCGCCGGCACCTCGGCCGATGCGCTGCTCTGGCATGCGCAACTGGCGATGCGTCAGGCCAAGGCCAGCCAGGGCTGCACCTGGTGCCTGTACGACGAGCACGTCAGCCGCAGTGCCCGCAGCCTGGCCGACCAGGAGGGCGAGCTGCGCCGCGCGCTGCGCCGTGGTGAGCTGGAGCTGCACTACCAGCCGCGGCTGTGTCTGGACACGGGCCGCGTGGTCGGCATCGAGGCGCTGGTGCGTTGGCTGCATCCCGAACGCGGTCTGCTCGGGCCGGACGCCTTCATTCCCATGGCCGAGGAAAGCGGCCTGATCGTGCCGCTCGGCTACTGGGTCATCGCCCACGCCCTGCGCGACCTGCAGAGCCTGCACGAGCAGGGTGCGGACTCGCTGCACATGGCGGTCAACCTGTCGTTCCGGCAGTTCCAGGACAGCCAGTTGCTGCCGACACTGACGCGGCTGATCGACGAGCGCGCCATCGACCCGCACTGGCTCGAGTTCGAGCTTACCGAAACCGCCGTCATGCGCCGCAGCGAGCAGGTGCAGACCGCCATGCAGGCGCTTGGCCAGCTGGGCGTGCGCTTCTCGCTGGATGACTTCGGCACCGGCTTTTCCTCCTTCGTGCACCTGTCCAACCTGCCGATCACCCTGCTGAAGGTCGACAAGAGTTTCGTCGCCGGGATGATCGCGCGCCCCGAGAAGATGCAGCTGGTACGGGCAATGATCGGCCTGGCCCGCGAACTGGAGCTGCAAGTGGTCGCCGAGGGGGTTGAAACCGCTGAGCAACTGGAGCTGCTGCGCCAGTTTGGTGCGCAGCAGGTGCAGGGCTATCTGGTCAGCCAGCCGTTGCCGCTGGCCGAGCTGATGAGCTTCATGAACGCCGAGCGCCAGGCTGCGGGCCTGACGCACTGAGCTGAAGCGCTCGGCGGAACCCGCTCCGCCTCAGCGGACCATGTGCAGGAAGTGCATGTGCTTCTCGTACTGGCCGAGGATGTCGCCGATCACGTCTTCACGGCTCCAGCCCATCACGTCGTAATCCTGCCCGCCTTCCTTGAGATGCACCTCGGCGCGGAAGTACTTGCGCTCCTCGCGCTCGTCGTCCTCGCTGGTGGCGACGAAACTCGGCATGGCGTAGGCCCGCGGGCGCACCTCGTAGATGAAGTCCGGCTCGCCTTCGTGGGTGATTTCGAAGCGCAAGCGACGATCGTCACCTTCGCTGATCTCCACCGCATAGCCCTGCTTGCGCATTTCCTCGGCGATGTCTTCGTAGGCCGGACGCACCACTTCGGTGATGAAGCGCACCACATGGGCGCGTCGCGGGAACAGCATCAGCGTACGCAGGCGACGTTGCCAGCCACCGGCGCTGCGCGGTGCGCTGGGTGACGTGCTCAGGGCCTGGTAGCGCAGCCCCTGTTTGGTGGCATCCAGGCGCAGCGCCTTGAGCAGACCCCACATCGAACAGAGTAGCGCGATGGTGAAGGGCAGGGCGCTGGCGATGGTCGCCGTCTGCAGCGCGGTCAGACCATCGGCGAGCAGCAGCGCGATGGCCACGCCGCCCATGGAGGCGGCCCAGAAGATGCGCTGCCAGACCGGCGTGCCCTGCTTGCCGCCGGACGCGAGCATGTCCACCACCAGTGCGCCGGAGTCGGCGGAGGTGACGAAGAACACCACCACCATGATGATCGCCACGAGGGAGATCAGTGCCGAGAACGGAAAATGTTCGAAGAAGGCGAACAGTGCCAGTGAGCTGTCCTGTTCGATGGCCTCGCCGAGGCTGCTCACGTGCTCCCAGAGGATCATGTGGATGGCGGTATCGCCGAACACGGTCATCCACAACAGGGTGAAGGCGGTGGGTACCAGCAGCACACCTGCAACGAATTCGCGGATGGTCCGGCCGCGGGAAATGCGCGCGATGAACAGGCCGACGAAGGGCGACCAGGCCAGCCACCAGCCCCAGTAGAACAGCGTCCAGCCGCCGATCCAGTCGTTCGGCTCGTAGGCGTAGAGGTTGAAGGTCTTGTTGACGATGTCCGACAGGTAGCTGCCGATGTTCTGCACGAAGGTCTGCAGGATGAACACCGTCGGCCCCGCGATCAGCACCATCAGCATCAGCAGGCCGGCCAGCGACAGATTCAGCTCGGACAGCCGCCGCACGCCCTTGTCCAGCCCGGTCACCACCGAAATGGTGGCGAGCAAGGTGGTGGCGACGATCAGGCCGATCTGCACCGGAATGGTCACCGGCAGGCCGTAGAGGTGGTTCAGCCCGGTGTTGATCTGGGTGACACCCAGGCCCAGCGAGGTGGCGACGCCGAGCACCGTGCCGATGATGGCGAAGATGTCCACCGCGTGCCCGATGGGGCCGTAGATACGCTCGCCGATCAGCGGGTAGAGCGCCGAGCGCAGTGTCAGCGGCAGGCCGTGACGGTAGGCGAAGTAGGCGAGGATCATCGCCACGATGGCGTAGATCGACCAGGCGTGCAGGCCCCAGTGAAAGAAGGTGATCTTCATCGCTTCGCGGGCGGCGAGCGTCGTGCCGCCTTCGCCGACCGGCGGCGAGAGGAAATGCATGACCGGCTCGGCGACGCCGAAGAACATCAGGCCGATGCCCATGCCGGCGGAGAAGAGCATGGCGAACCAGGTCAGGGCGCTGTAGTCCGGTTCGCTGTGGTCCGGGCCGAGCTTGATGTCGCCGTAGCGACTGAAGGCCAGCAGCACCACCATCAGCAGGATGAGTGCGACGGCGAGAATGTACAGCCAGCTGACATTGGCGATGATCCAGGCCTGGGCGTCGCCGAACAGGTCCTGCGCGTGTTCCTGAAAGGCGACGCTGTAGATCACCAGTGCCAGGATGATGACTGCCGAGCCGTAAAAGACCGGGGCGTTGAGGTGAGAAGACGAGGGCTGTTTGGCCTCCATGCTGCGCTCCTTCGGTTGTGTCTGGGGAGTGGCCGCCTGTGGCGAAAGCCAGGCAACTTAACACAGACCGCAAAAGCGTCCGCTTGTCAGCAGGCATCCGGCAACGTCGAATGCCCCGGCCGGAGGGGCTCAGGCCTGGCTGCCGGGGCGATATTGCAGCGCTTCGGCCAGATGTTGCCGGCCGATGCGTTCGGCCTGCTCCAGGTCGGCCAGGGTGCGTGCGACCTTGAGCAACCGGTGTGCGGCGCGCAGGGACAGTGCGAGACGCTCGCAGGCGCGCTCCAGCCACGCCTGATCCTCGGCGGTCAGCTGGCAGTGCTCACGCAGACCGGTCAGGTCGAGAAAGGCGTTGGCGCAGCCCTGGCGGGCGAGTTGCAGTCGCCGCGCCTCGGCCACCTGTGCGGCGAGCACGGCGCTGCTCTGGCCGGTCTGTGGCGCTGCGTTGAGGGCGGTGGCCTCGCGCGCCACGGTCAGATGCAGGTCGATGCGGTCGAGCAGCGGTCCGGAGAGCTTGTTGCGGTAGCGCTGGATCTGCTCCGGCGTGCAGCGGCAGCGACCATTAGGGTCGCCCAGATAGCCGCACGGGCAGGGGTTCATTGCCGCCACCAGCTGGAAACGCGCCGGAAAACGCACCTTGTCCCGCGCCCGGGCGATGACGATATGGCCCGATTCCAGTGGCTCGCGCAGCACCTCCAGCACCTTGCGGTCGAACTCCGGTAGCTCGTCGAGAAACAGTACACCCTGATGCGCCAGGGTGATCTCGCCCGGTTGCGGCCGGCTGCCGCCACCCACCAGCGCCGGGCCCGATGCACTGTGATGGGGCTGGCGGAACGGGCGCTGCGGCCAGTGCTGCAGCGGGCTGTGGCTGGCCACCGAATGAATCGCGGCCACTTCCAGCGCCTCCTGCTCATCCAGCGGCGGCAGCAGGCCGGGCAGCCGGCTGGCCAATAGCGTCTTGCCGGTGCCGGGCGGCCCGGAGAACAACAGGTTGTGTGCGCCGGCCGCGGCGATAAGCAGGCCGCGTTTGGCCGCCTGCTGGCCCTGTACGTCGGCCAGGTCGGGGTAGGGCTGGACCTGCCGCAGCAGCCCCTGGGCCACGTAGGGCTCGAGCGGGGTAACGCCGTTGAAGTGGGCGGCAACTTCCAGCAGATGCTCGGCGGCAAAGACGGTCAGGCCCGAGGCGAGGCTGGCCTCCTCGGCATTGGCTCGCGGCACCAGCAGCGCACGGCCGGCGGCACGCGCGGCGAGGGCGGCAGGCAGCACGCCCTGGACCGGGCGCAAGGCACCGGACAACGCCAGTTCGCCCAGGCATTCCAGCTGCTCCAGGCGTTCGCTGGGCAGCTGTCCGCTGGCGGCGAGGATGCCCAGCGCGATGGCCAGGTCGAAGCGGCCACCGTCCTTGGGCAGATCGGCAGGGGCGAGATTGAGCGTGATGCGCCGGGCGGGGAAATCGAAACCGGAGGTCAGGATGGCGCTGCGCACGCGATCCTTGCTCTCCTTGACGGCGGTTTCCGGCAGGCCGACCAGGGTCAACGCCGGCAGGCCGTTGGCCAGATGCGCCTCGACGGTCACCGCCGGGGCTTCGACGCCGATCTGAGCGCGGCTATGGACGATGGCCAGGGACATGCGATCACTCCTTTGATCGTGTCACGGCCCGGTCGGTCAGGACGCGGGCGGTGTGAGCTTCTCTTCCAGTTCGGCGACCTTGGCTTCGAGCGCCTCGAGTCGGGCGCGGGTGCGGGCGAGCACCACCATCTGGCTGTCGAACTCGTCGCGACTGACCACGTCGAGCTTGTTCAGTGCACCCTGCACCACGCCCTTGAGCTGGGCTTCGAACTCGCCGCGCGGCAGCGGCGTTTCACCGTTGAACAGGCGCGAGGCCTGGGAGCCGATGGCATCTAGGAAAGCTTTTGGCGGCAACATTGAAAACACCTGTCGTTGAACGGGGCCCAGTGTAGCACGGCGTTTTTTTCGCCTTTCCCGGCTGCGGTGCACAAAAAATGAGCAGGCCATGGTGCAGCTGCGCACCATTTTCGTGCGTTCGTTGTGCTCAACCGTCCGTCGGACCGCTCCGTTTGCGGCCGAGCCCCCGCAGCAAGCGGCTCGCGCAAAGCTGGCATCGATTCTGCTTTGTCCCCGTTGACGCACGCACCGGTTCGTTGCGGTGCATGGGCGATTCGCGACGCTTCGTCGGCGAGATTGGTGGTGTCGGTCCGCGGCCCGGCTGAAGCCGGAGCGTTACAAGAGCCAGACACTGAGCTTAGACTTGAGCCGGGTTCGTACTTCTGGGGCAAGTCCACCTAAACGGGAGAAGTTTTCATGAAACTAGTCACTGCCATCATCAAGCCGTTCAAGCTGGACGACGTGCGCGAGTCGCTGTCGGAGATTGGCGTACAGGGCATCACCGTCACCGAAGTCAAGGGCTTCGGCCGTCAGAAGGGCCACACCGAGCTGTACCGCGGCGCCGAATACGTCGTCGACTTCCTGCCAAAGGTGAAGATCGACGTGGCCATCGCCGACGATCAGCTCGATCGCGTGATCGAGGCCATCACCAAGGCGGCCAACACCGGCAAGATCGGTGACGGCAAGATCTTCGTGGTCAACCTGGAACAGGCCATCCGCATCCGTACCGGCGAAACCGATACCGACGCGATTTAAGCAGCACCTCCGAACCCCCACGCCCCAGGAGTAAAACCATGACTCTGCGAAGATTCGCAGGGCTAGGAGCCCTTTTGTCTCTGTTAAGCCCAGGCCTGGCCATGGCGCAGGAGGCAACGCTGGATTCAGGCGATACGGCATGGATGCTGACGGCCACTGCGCTGGTGCTGTTCATGACCATCCCCGGACTGGCGCTGTTCTACGGCGGCATGGTCCGCTCGAAGAACATCCTCTCGGTGATGATGCAGTGCTTCGCCATCACCGGCCTGATGAGCATCCTCTGGATGGTCTATGGCTACAGCCTCGCATTCGATACCACCGGTATGGAAGCGGGCGTCACCAACTTCAATTCCTTCGTCGGTGGTCTGGATCGCGCCTTCCTCAGCGGCCTGACTCCTGACAGCCTGGTCGGCGCCTTCCCGGAAAGCGTCTTCATCACGTTCCAGATGACCTTCGCCATCATCACCCCGGCGCTCATCGTCGGCGCCTTCGCCGAGCGCATGAAGTTCTCGGCGATGCTGGTGTTCATGGGCGTGTGGTTCACCCTGGTCTATGCGCCGATCGCGCATATGGTCTGGGGCGGTGACGGTGGCCTGATGTGGGACTGGGGCGTGCTGGATTTCGCCGGTGGCACCGTGGTGCACATCAATGCCGGTGTCGCCGGTCTGGTGGCCTGCCTGGTCCTGGGCAAGCGCAAGGGCTTCCCGACCACGCCGATGGCACCGCACAACCTGGGGCTGACCCTGGTCGGCGCGGCGATGCTGTGGATTGGCTGGTTCGGCTTCAACGCCGGATCGGCCGTGGCTGCCAACGGCACCGCCGGCATGGCCATGCTGGTGACCCAGATCGCCACCGCCGCAGCTGCGCTCGGCTGGATGTTCGCCGAGTGGATCGGCCACGGCAAACCCAGCGCGCTGGGCATC harbors:
- the rep gene encoding DNA helicase Rep, encoding MSRLNPRQQEAVNYVGGPLLVLAGAGSGKTSVITRKIAHLVQNCGIQARHIVAMTFTNKAAREMKERVGTLLKGSEARGLTVSTFHNLGMNIIRKEYARLGYKPGFSIFDDGDIKALLTDIMQKEYSGDDGADEIKNLIDSWKNDLILPDEALAKARGPKEQTAAIVYLHYQRTLKAYNAVDFNDLILLPVKLFQEHPDILEKWQNRIRYLLVDEYQDTNASQYLLVKMLVGMRNQFTVVGDDDQSIYAWRGARPENLMLLKEDYPSLKVVMLEQNYRSTSRILKCANILIANNPHVFEKQLWSEMGHGDEIRVIRTRNEEAECERVALEILTEHLRTQRPYSDFAILYRGNYQAKLMELKLQHHQIPYRLSGGTSFFARQEVKDLMSYFRLLVNPDDDNAFLRVINVPRREIGSTTLEKLGNYASERGISMYAAADEIGLGAHLDSRYAERLARFKHWMDNVRQQCAQNDPIAAIRSMVMDIDYENWLRQNASSDKVADARMGNVWFLVDALKNTLEKDEDGDMTIEDAIGKLVLRDMLERQQEEEEGAEGVQMMTMHASKGLEFPSVYIIGFEEEILPHRSSIEADTIEEERRLAYVGITRAKRNLALTFAAKRKQYGEVIDCTPSRFLDELPPEDLVWEGMEEAPVEVKAARGNDALAAMRAMLKR
- a CDS encoding putative bifunctional diguanylate cyclase/phosphodiesterase; this translates as MPLLLLAHRPDWAVRLRACLQGSAHAEQLVVATDWQTVSQQLESPCLVLATPQCRPAPGRFPWPLILLLDEEPEETPEGAVDWLVADQLSAEVLRRCLRYVRERCNLQGTLQKLAVRDPHTGIANRQGFQAQLLDALSEHDGHGLELGYLDLDNFRHVNDALGHDAGDRLILQVVARLKAQLEVGDLLARLGGDEFALLLDTRDDAGRADAIADRIVEALAEPYWVDGESLMLGCSLGLARASAGTSADALLWHAQLAMRQAKASQGCTWCLYDEHVSRSARSLADQEGELRRALRRGELELHYQPRLCLDTGRVVGIEALVRWLHPERGLLGPDAFIPMAEESGLIVPLGYWVIAHALRDLQSLHEQGADSLHMAVNLSFRQFQDSQLLPTLTRLIDERAIDPHWLEFELTETAVMRRSEQVQTAMQALGQLGVRFSLDDFGTGFSSFVHLSNLPITLLKVDKSFVAGMIARPEKMQLVRAMIGLARELELQVVAEGVETAEQLELLRQFGAQQVQGYLVSQPLPLAELMSFMNAERQAAGLTH
- a CDS encoding BCCT family transporter, with protein sequence MEAKQPSSSHLNAPVFYGSAVIILALVIYSVAFQEHAQDLFGDAQAWIIANVSWLYILAVALILLMVVLLAFSRYGDIKLGPDHSEPDYSALTWFAMLFSAGMGIGLMFFGVAEPVMHFLSPPVGEGGTTLAAREAMKITFFHWGLHAWSIYAIVAMILAYFAYRHGLPLTLRSALYPLIGERIYGPIGHAVDIFAIIGTVLGVATSLGLGVTQINTGLNHLYGLPVTIPVQIGLIVATTLLATISVVTGLDKGVRRLSELNLSLAGLLMLMVLIAGPTVFILQTFVQNIGSYLSDIVNKTFNLYAYEPNDWIGGWTLFYWGWWLAWSPFVGLFIARISRGRTIREFVAGVLLVPTAFTLLWMTVFGDTAIHMILWEHVSSLGEAIEQDSSLALFAFFEHFPFSALISLVAIIMVVVFFVTSADSGALVVDMLASGGKQGTPVWQRIFWAASMGGVAIALLLADGLTALQTATIASALPFTIALLCSMWGLLKALRLDATKQGLRYQALSTSPSAPRSAGGWQRRLRTLMLFPRRAHVVRFITEVVRPAYEDIAEEMRKQGYAVEISEGDDRRLRFEITHEGEPDFIYEVRPRAYAMPSFVATSEDDEREERKYFRAEVHLKEGGQDYDVMGWSREDVIGDILGQYEKHMHFLHMVR